A stretch of the Aphis gossypii isolate Hap1 chromosome 2, ASM2018417v2, whole genome shotgun sequence genome encodes the following:
- the LOC114129199 gene encoding protein N-terminal glutamine amidohydrolase has protein sequence MSSESEPSSNLIIPQRSDCMYTACFCEENIWQLAKLILETNKSNPNVKCYVIFVSNYTKCVHLWNQNSSHNEGLMFWDYHVFLIVQHLDDTLVFDMDTRLQFPVPFQQYAKESIREEFKESHSKRYFKVVDGDVYVSKFSSDRNHMVDIDGGWMSPPPPYPPILNEEKVHNLDNFISMDPSNEFGPVLNLEEFKARFS, from the exons ATGAGTTCGGAATCGGAACCGTCGTCGAATTTGATAATTCCTCAGAGATCTGATTGCATGTACACAGCATGCTTCTG CGAAGAAAATATTTGGCAACTAGCAAAACTGATACTGGAAACAAACAAATCCAATCCAAACGTGAAATGTTACGTTATTTTTGTCTCCAACTATACTAAATGCGTACACTTGTGGAATCAAAACAGTAGCCATAATGAAGGACTTATGTTTTgg GATTACCATGTGTTTTTGATCGTTCAGCATCTTGATGACACTTTGGTTTTTGACATGGACACTAGATTGCAATTCCCTGTTCCTTTTCAACAATACGCTAAGGAATCTATTAGAGAGGAATTTAAGGAATCTCATTCCAAgcg ctattttaaaGTCGTTGATGGTGATGTATATGTGTCAAAATTTTCATCGGACAGAAACCACATGGTAGACATTGATGGTGGTTGGATGTCACCACCACCTCCATATCCtccaattttaaatgaag AAAAAGTTCACAATttggataattttatatcaatggATCCTTCAAACGAATTTGGACCTGTACTGAATCTTGAGGAATTTAAAGCTAGATTTTCTTAA